Proteins from a single region of Roseofilum capinflatum BLCC-M114:
- a CDS encoding PIN domain-containing protein → MLQVIVEVPFNRDIAQTMQSLDRTQVPDLRDRIIAATAVYHNVPLISRDRKIQLSTINTIW, encoded by the coding sequence ATGCTTCAGGTAATTGTGGAAGTTCCTTTTAATCGTGATATTGCTCAAACCATGCAAAGCCTCGATCGCACTCAAGTCCCCGATCTTCGCGATCGCATCATTGCTGCTACAGCAGTTTACCATAATGTACCGCTCATCAGCCGCGATCGTAAAATTCAATTGTCTACTATCAATACCATCTGGTAA